GAAAATCGCTGACACGGATATAGGGATAGGGGTCACGGGGATTGCAGGCCCGGGGGGCGGGACAGAAGAGAAACCTGTAGGACTTGTCTATATCGCATTGGCTACAGAAAAATATTCCTGCGTAAGGCATTTCCGCTTCCCGTGGGACAGGAAGAGAAACAAGCATTTTGCGGCGCTGATGACGCTTGATCTTTTGAGAAAATATCTGATGGGATATTTAGAGAATAAGATAAATGGAATCTGAATATGAATTATTTATTCACATCTGATTCTGAAAATGAAACTTTCGGGCTTGGTATTAAAATAGGAGAACTGCTCTCGGGCGGAGAGTTCATAGCTCTTTCAGGAGAACTTGGGGCAGGCAAGACTTATTTTACGAAAGGGATTGTTAAAGGTCTGGGCGCTGACCCGGAAGAAGTGGTAAGTCCTACATTTACTCTAATAAATGAATATCCCGGCAAGCTTAAGATATACCATGCTGATTTTTACAGGATAATCTCTTCATCTGACGTCGAATCAACGGGCATCTGGGAGTATCTTGATGATGAGAGCGGAGTTGTAATAGTCGAGTGGGCAGATAAATTCAAAGACATTCTCCCTGAGGAGAGGCTTGATGTGCAGATTGTAAGTATCAGTGAAGAAAAAAGGGAGATAATAATCTCTGCATTTGATGACAGGCATTCTGAAATCATAAAAAAAATAATTGATCTTTCTAAAAACATAAAATGAAAATAATAACTTCCCATATAAATGCGGATTTTGATGCATTTGCCTCAATGATAGCCGCAGGAAAGCTCTATCCGGCTGCAAAGGTTGTTTTTGCAGGCTCGCAGGAAAAGGTTTTGAGGGACTTCTTAAAAAGACAGGGGATGAAATTCAAATATCTGAACTGCAGTGATATTGACATTTCGAAGATAAAAGAACTTGTCCTGGTAGATGTCAGAAAACCTGACAAAATCGGACCCTTTAAGGAAATTGCTGTCAAAAAGGAAGTTAAGATTCACATCTATGACCACCATCCTGCCGCATCATCTGACATTAAGGGAGACAAGGAAGTAATCGTGAAGCGCGGCGCTACGACAACAATTATGGTTGAAATACTCCGCAGAAAAAGAAAAAAGATAACGCCAGATGAAGCGACTTTACTGATTATGGGGATTTATGAGGAGACAGGGTTTCTCACTTTCCATTCCACTACCAATCAGGACCTCGAGGCGGCGGCATATCTCGTAAAGAACGGTGCTGACATAGGAATGGTAAGGGAATATTTCAAGCATGATATCGACGAGAAACAGCTTAATATCTTAAACCAGCTTCTTTCTTCCATTAAGACTTTTCCGGCAGGAGATAAAAAGGCAGGGATCGCAGTTGCTACTGCGGAAGAATTCATTGATGACGCATCCCTTGTCGTAAACCGCGTCATGGATATGCGGGGATTGAACGCAATAGCTGCGCTTCTCAGG
The sequence above is drawn from the Candidatus Schekmanbacteria bacterium genome and encodes:
- the tsaE gene encoding tRNA (adenosine(37)-N6)-threonylcarbamoyltransferase complex ATPase subunit type 1 TsaE, whose amino-acid sequence is MNYLFTSDSENETFGLGIKIGELLSGGEFIALSGELGAGKTYFTKGIVKGLGADPEEVVSPTFTLINEYPGKLKIYHADFYRIISSSDVESTGIWEYLDDESGVVIVEWADKFKDILPEERLDVQIVSISEEKREIIISAFDDRHSEIIKKIIDLSKNIK